Within Armatimonadota bacterium, the genomic segment GTGGCCCCGGCGGCGTCCGCCGCCCGGATGATGGCCCCCAGGTTGCCGGGATCCTGCACCCCGTCTGCCACCGTCAGCAGCAGGTCGGGCGAGGCCAGCAACGCCTGCTCGTCCACGGTCGGCCGGTGGACGACCGCCACGAGCCCCTGGGGAGTCTCCACCTGGCTGCAGGCGGCGACCACGTGGGGGGCGGCCGGGACCAGCCGGGCGCCCTGCTGCCGCGCCCGCGCGAGCACCGCCGCCGCGCGGCCGGTGGCGGCGTCCGGATCGTAGACCAGGACCTCGATGGGAATCCCGGCGTCCAGGACCTCTTCCAGCAGGCGGATCCCTTCGACCAGCAGGCGCCCTTCCGCCTCCCGCGCCTCCCGCTCGGCCAGGGCGCGGATGCGGCGCACGAGGGGGTGGCGGGTGCTGGTCAGGACGGGCTTCACAAGGCAAAATCCGGCGTGGCGGGATCCGGGGGGACGCGCCGGACCGGAAACTACTGGATCACCGCTCCGGCGCGTCCACGCTGCCACGTGTCCGGCGGCGTGCGCCCGCCCAGGGCGCCGGCGTGTGCCCGCTCAGAGCGCCGACTCCAGGCGCGCCAGGGCCTGCTTTTCGCCGAACACCACCAGCACGTCGCCGGCCCGCAGCTGGGTCTCCCCGCCGGGCGCCACCAGGATCTGGCTGTCCCTCTTCAGCAGCAGGATGTTGACCCCGTACCGGGCCCGGAGGTCCAGGTCGCTCAGGGTCTTGCCCTCGAACCGCTGGCCCACGCTGACCTCCTCCACCAGCAGGTTGGGCGACAGCTCCAGCAGGTCCACCACGTGCCGGCTGGCCAGGCTGCGGGCCACCCGCACCGCCATGTCCCGCTCCGGCCGGATGACCTGGTCGGCGCCCACCTTCTCCAGCACCCGGGCCTGCAGCTCGTCCACCGCCTTGCTGACCACCTTGCGGCAGCCCATCTCCTTGAGGATCAGGGTGGTGAGGATGCTCTCCTGGATGCCGGCGCCGATGGCCACCACCACCGCGTCAAAGTTGGTGATGCCCACCGCCCGCAGGGCTTCCGGGTCGGTGGAGTCCAGCTGGACGGCGTGGGTGCAGCAGTCCTGCACCCGGCGCAGGGAGTCCTCGTCCTTGTCGATGGCCAGCACGTTGTGGCCCATCTCATACAGGGTGCGGACCACGTTGCTGCCGAACCGGCCGATGCCGATGACCGCAAAGTCCATCGCCCGTCGCCTCCCGACGGTCCACCCCGGTAGGATACCAGGACCCCTGCGCGCTCTCAATAACCGCGCCCGGCCGACGCCTCGGCCCCCGACCCGCCCACTCCACCCGCACCGGGAGGTGGGGCAGCCGCGCCCCGCCACCGGCTGGACCCACGCGACCCCCGGAGGCGGCCGCAGGGCGAGCCCGGGCCCTGACACCCGGACGGCGTGTCGGGGTGGGCTAGCCGATGTACACCCGCTCCTCGGGATAGCGGAAGTCGGCCGGCCGCTGGCGGCGGGTGAGCGCGAAGGCCACCGTCAGCAGCCCCACACGTCCGGTGAACACCGTCGCCATCACCAGAATGCGGCCCACGGGACTCAGGTGGGGCGTGAGGCCCGTGGACAGGCCGACGGTGCCGAAGGCGGAAGCGATTTCAAACAGCGCGGGAACGAACGCCACCCCTTCGGTGAGGGCCAGCAGGGTGCCCATGGTCAGGACGAAGGCGATCCCCAGGAGCGCGATGGTGACGGCCTTGTAGACGACCACCGGCGGCAGCCGCCGCCGGAACAGCTCGGGATCGGGCCGGCCGCGCAGCATGGACAGGATCACCGCCAGAGGCGCCACGAACGTCGTGGTCTTGATGCCGCCCCCGGTGCCGCCGGGGGAGGCGCCGATGAACATCAGGACCACCAGCAGGATCAGCGTCGGCTCCCGCATCCGGCCGATGTCCACGGTGTTGAAGCCGGCGGTGCGGGGCGTCACGCTCTGGAAGAAAGCCGCCAGCACTTTCCGCCCCCAGGAGAGCCCTCCCAGGGTGGCGGGGTTGGCGGACTCCAGGGCCAGGATCAGCGCCGTGCCCGCGGCGATCAGCACCGCGGTGGTGGTCAGCACCACCCGGGCGTGCAGGGTGTAGCGCCGGGGGCGGGGCAGGTCGGCCAGGACGGTGAACCCCAGCCCGCCGGCGACGATCAGCGCCGCCAGGGTCAGGTTCACCGGGACGTCGGCGGCGAACGCCGTCAGGCTCCGGAACCCGCCCATGAGGTCGAAGCCGGCGTTGTTGAACGCCGAGATGCTGTGGAAGACGCTGTAGTACAGGCCGCGGCCCCACCCGAAGCGCGGGACCCACCGGAGCGCCAGCACCACGGCGCCGGCCGCCTCGATGGCCAGGGTCGTCAGCACCACCATCCGGGTGAGGCGCACGACCCCGCCGATGGTGTAGAGGTTGTAGGCCTCCTGCAGGACCAGGCGCTCCCGCAGGCCGATGCGCCGTCCCACGGCCATCGCCAGCAGGGTGGCCACGGTCATGTACC encodes:
- a CDS encoding TrkA family potassium uptake protein, with the protein product MSGPGLALRPPPGVAWVQPVAGRGCPTSRCGWSGRVGGRGVGRARLLRARRGPGILPGWTVGRRRAMDFAVIGIGRFGSNVVRTLYEMGHNVLAIDKDEDSLRRVQDCCTHAVQLDSTDPEALRAVGITNFDAVVVAIGAGIQESILTTLILKEMGCRKVVSKAVDELQARVLEKVGADQVIRPERDMAVRVARSLASRHVVDLLELSPNLLVEEVSVGQRFEGKTLSDLDLRARYGVNILLLKRDSQILVAPGGETQLRAGDVLVVFGEKQALARLESAL
- a CDS encoding TrkH family potassium uptake protein; protein product: MARVVPARPAFARLEFTPAQSIIAGFAAVIVAGAVALSLPAASADGTRTPFLTALFTATSATCVTGLVVVDTADHYSTFGEVVILTLIQLGGLGYMTVATLLAMAVGRRIGLRERLVLQEAYNLYTIGGVVRLTRMVVLTTLAIEAAGAVVLALRWVPRFGWGRGLYYSVFHSISAFNNAGFDLMGGFRSLTAFAADVPVNLTLAALIVAGGLGFTVLADLPRPRRYTLHARVVLTTTAVLIAAGTALILALESANPATLGGLSWGRKVLAAFFQSVTPRTAGFNTVDIGRMREPTLILLVVLMFIGASPGGTGGGIKTTTFVAPLAVILSMLRGRPDPELFRRRLPPVVVYKAVTIALLGIAFVLTMGTLLALTEGVAFVPALFEIASAFGTVGLSTGLTPHLSPVGRILVMATVFTGRVGLLTVAFALTRRQRPADFRYPEERVYIG
- a CDS encoding RNA methyltransferase, translated to MKPVLTSTRHPLVRRIRALAEREAREAEGRLLVEGIRLLEEVLDAGIPIEVLVYDPDAATGRAAAVLARARQQGARLVPAAPHVVAACSQVETPQGLVAVVHRPTVDEQALLASPDLLLTVADGVQDPGNLGAIIRAADAAGATGVLVTGGVDPHHPKVVRASMGSLFHLPVKAVPPAQARDLLAGRGVRVLVADPRGEVEYTEADYSRPVALVVGSEARGPDPAWRDAAETTVRIPLYGRAESLNVALAAGLLLYEARRWERGKKEEGRGKRGERA